A genomic stretch from Corynebacterium kutscheri includes:
- a CDS encoding ATP-binding cassette domain-containing protein, with the protein MNPIHGMRAIRFAFKSAPIMLICALVSTIFAYAVQFYLMYQVAHVAQAVDQEKDLFLSSLKTLIPLLILTPLLGAVADHCIYLVESSVQRVVQPEALAYELDNPGETLTEQTQSWVGQEGISLVFYVIQQRLSGLVALCLLATWNLFLALLLGMAMWYSGVVVARYHLVMQQELSGTSDEAALRSKFYWRTLIDPEFAEETRLYGLGEVLVGRFIKTSELKFSSAKLRARQFWKLNIRAQTPFIACLVLYIAWHLFHSEINYAGFFSALVIALPGLAGLGSLGSIQVRAHEFEEMLRVIETKKPSALDDRDTETNAVTPTEPIGLEPEPLSASSIIELRNVSFSYGTRHILAGIDLNVGRGEKIAIVGENGAGKSTLMKLLVGQLTPDTGTISIAGQTPTTRSTQGLGIGLVPQDYMQPPLLVSECVHLGREQLHPHAAKVQEQLGIAHIAQAQRKGSNNFSQGQWQKLAIARCLVTPQADWGRLLILDEPTASLDIQSEKALYTEVINNSTAQDSLIIVTHRLSSIATVDRIVVLGQGKILEQGTHAELIASDGLYARMFSAQEKSYAVSNERSCVDHENK; encoded by the coding sequence GTGAATCCTATCCACGGCATGCGTGCCATTAGGTTTGCATTTAAAAGTGCTCCGATTATGCTTATCTGTGCCCTGGTGAGCACAATTTTTGCTTATGCAGTGCAGTTTTATTTGATGTACCAAGTAGCTCACGTTGCCCAAGCAGTAGACCAAGAAAAAGATCTTTTCCTTAGTTCTTTAAAAACCCTTATTCCACTATTGATTCTTACTCCGTTGCTTGGCGCAGTTGCAGATCACTGTATCTATTTAGTGGAATCATCCGTGCAGCGAGTTGTGCAACCAGAAGCATTAGCCTACGAGCTTGATAATCCTGGGGAAACATTAACCGAACAAACACAGTCGTGGGTAGGGCAAGAAGGCATTTCTTTAGTCTTTTATGTGATTCAACAACGGCTCTCCGGGTTGGTTGCATTGTGTCTTTTAGCGACGTGGAATCTTTTTCTTGCGCTCCTATTAGGAATGGCTATGTGGTACTCGGGGGTTGTTGTTGCTCGGTATCACTTGGTTATGCAGCAAGAACTTTCCGGAACCTCGGATGAAGCCGCTCTAAGATCAAAATTTTATTGGCGAACTCTGATCGATCCAGAGTTTGCAGAAGAAACCAGATTATATGGGCTAGGAGAGGTACTCGTTGGTCGGTTTATAAAAACCTCTGAGCTGAAATTTTCTTCAGCAAAACTTCGTGCTCGTCAATTTTGGAAGCTGAATATTCGGGCACAGACACCTTTTATCGCATGTCTAGTTCTTTATATTGCTTGGCATCTTTTTCACTCAGAGATAAACTATGCCGGTTTTTTCAGTGCACTAGTTATTGCACTTCCCGGATTAGCTGGTTTGGGAAGTTTAGGCTCAATACAAGTTAGGGCACATGAATTTGAAGAAATGTTGCGCGTTATTGAAACTAAAAAACCTAGTGCCTTAGATGACCGTGACACAGAAACCAATGCGGTTACTCCTACTGAGCCCATTGGGTTAGAACCCGAACCGTTGAGTGCTTCATCAATTATTGAGTTACGTAATGTCTCTTTTAGCTATGGGACCCGGCACATACTAGCTGGCATTGATCTTAACGTAGGTCGCGGAGAGAAAATTGCGATTGTGGGCGAAAATGGCGCCGGAAAATCAACGTTAATGAAACTCCTGGTTGGACAATTAACTCCAGATACCGGAACTATTTCTATTGCTGGTCAAACACCAACTACTCGTAGTACACAAGGTTTAGGAATCGGTCTAGTCCCACAAGACTATATGCAACCGCCACTATTGGTATCGGAGTGCGTTCACCTGGGACGAGAACAGTTACATCCTCATGCTGCAAAAGTACAAGAACAACTAGGTATTGCACATATCGCTCAAGCACAGCGGAAGGGAAGCAACAATTTTTCCCAGGGGCAATGGCAAAAATTAGCTATCGCGCGTTGTTTGGTTACCCCACAAGCAGACTGGGGACGCTTACTTATCCTTGACGAACCTACTGCTTCTCTTGATATCCAATCGGAAAAAGCTCTTTATACGGAAGTGATAAACAATTCTACTGCTCAGGATAGTTTGATAATCGTTACTCATCGTCTTTCTTCTATTGCCACTGTGGATCGGATTGTGGTTCTTGGACAGGGGAAAATTCTTGAGCAGGGAACCCACGCGGAACTCATAGCTAGTGATGGTCTTTATGCACGCATGTTTAGTGCACAAGAAAAAAGCTATGCAGTATCTAATGAGCGGAGTTGTGTTGACCACGAAAATAAGTGA
- a CDS encoding alpha/beta fold hydrolase, producing MAKPQIIETIQRKRRHRALDKIQDKRTVYFSSTAQVGGIRYYLAGDEDAPVTVVFVHGFGLAAKSWHFQTAEIGLHARCLLMDLSGHGRSQERVSTDNFIDAAADDVFHVLDDSEITGSLILVGHCLGGMTILNLMRRYPQLRARVKGMVLVATAAEAFSGENFTQLMAQPIFVNNEETVPETNNLSKLIASVFLPEHASQEVVTFYTEALNRLPRATVLGFSQALHTHDENIAETSISGIPGTIFVGDQDMVTPPAQAQHLQQLWPEATLNIIPGVGHILPLEKPRTLSMAITELITATGE from the coding sequence ATGGCTAAGCCGCAGATAATCGAGACTATCCAACGTAAGCGTCGTCATCGGGCATTAGATAAAATACAAGATAAGCGTACCGTTTATTTTAGTTCTACTGCTCAAGTTGGTGGGATTCGTTATTATCTTGCCGGTGATGAGGACGCCCCGGTTACGGTGGTTTTTGTGCATGGGTTTGGCTTAGCCGCTAAATCCTGGCATTTTCAAACTGCGGAAATTGGGTTGCATGCGCGCTGTTTACTCATGGATCTTAGTGGCCATGGGCGAAGCCAAGAACGCGTATCGACGGATAATTTTATCGACGCTGCCGCTGATGATGTGTTTCATGTTCTCGATGATTCTGAAATAACTGGCTCGCTTATCTTAGTTGGCCATTGCCTAGGTGGTATGACCATCTTGAATCTGATGCGCCGCTACCCGCAACTACGAGCGCGAGTAAAAGGAATGGTTTTGGTAGCTACCGCCGCAGAAGCTTTTTCTGGAGAAAACTTCACCCAACTTATGGCTCAGCCTATTTTCGTAAATAATGAAGAAACTGTGCCAGAAACCAATAATTTATCTAAACTTATTGCTAGTGTTTTCCTTCCCGAACACGCTTCTCAAGAGGTAGTCACCTTTTACACTGAAGCTTTAAACCGGCTTCCGCGAGCAACAGTGCTTGGTTTTAGCCAAGCGTTACATACTCATGATGAGAATATAGCTGAAACGTCAATCAGTGGAATTCCCGGAACAATTTTTGTAGGCGATCAGGATATGGTTACCCCACCTGCGCAAGCACAGCATTTACAACAGTTATGGCCTGAAGCTACATTAAACATTATCCCCGGTGTAGGCCATATTCTGCCACTAGAAAAACCGCGGACATTAAGTATGGCAATTACCGAACTTATTACTGCAACAGGTGAGTAG
- a CDS encoding acyl carrier protein: MRSLSDQLAALQTDTTDKEESTAQRVIRLLAEITHTDAEKIIPEMSLSDAGIESLEKIELAIRIEQIFQVPAEPENYLNIDTIEQLIQLIDAG, encoded by the coding sequence ATGCGTTCTCTTTCCGACCAGCTAGCCGCGCTACAAACCGATACAACCGATAAGGAAGAATCAACCGCTCAGCGTGTTATCCGCTTGCTTGCCGAAATCACCCACACCGATGCCGAAAAAATCATCCCAGAAATGTCGTTAAGCGATGCCGGGATAGAATCTTTAGAAAAAATCGAACTAGCAATACGCATCGAGCAAATTTTCCAGGTTCCTGCCGAGCCAGAAAATTACCTAAACATCGACACAATCGAGCAACTTATCCAGCTTATCGACGCTGGCTAA
- a CDS encoding excalibur calcium-binding domain-containing protein, with amino-acid sequence MHIKPLNVILAATLSCSLLTPAAHSIEIDSSDKNQEITQPGNISLDTNSYNTTETSTEADPTEIVGNILIAGSSVGFIGATAHFVGNQVCSAMQNSLLPNPLPQLIPCHPPTPPAPIPVPEAKPAPAPQPAPHPAPTPAPQPAPRPAPVQNHTTNTNSYYRDCAAVRSAGKAPLYRGQPGYRPGLDRDGDGVACERD; translated from the coding sequence ATGCATATAAAGCCCCTCAATGTAATACTTGCCGCTACCCTTAGCTGTAGCCTTTTAACGCCAGCTGCCCATTCAATTGAAATTGACAGCTCTGATAAGAATCAAGAAATCACTCAACCTGGCAACATATCCCTAGACACCAATAGCTATAACACCACGGAAACCAGTACCGAAGCCGATCCTACGGAGATTGTGGGAAATATTCTCATCGCAGGTTCTAGCGTCGGATTCATTGGCGCTACTGCTCACTTTGTTGGCAACCAAGTATGCTCAGCGATGCAAAATAGCCTACTGCCCAACCCACTTCCACAGCTCATTCCCTGCCACCCACCTACCCCACCAGCACCAATTCCAGTACCCGAGGCCAAACCAGCCCCAGCTCCCCAGCCAGCGCCACATCCAGCGCCTACCCCAGCTCCTCAGCCAGCGCCACGTCCAGCACCAGTGCAAAACCACACCACAAATACCAATTCGTACTATCGTGATTGCGCTGCGGTACGTTCAGCCGGAAAAGCTCCACTGTATCGGGGACAACCAGGTTATCGACCCGGTCTTGACCGCGATGGCGATGGAGTTGCTTGCGAACGAGATTAA
- a CDS encoding DUF5979 domain-containing protein, which produces MNQVGFSAAQKRVGKRLVVLTSAVSLSASLLTAVGTQQAAYAEETALISQGGVTEILEADDIAQYQANSADGVISTNESFTLKKVVVGAPRQDLEFRFDIECGADNQARKTQSVAIKNGEEKKVDNLPAGLACSLTERSDSAKVADYNRKLEWEITYQDAKTPSRKGDSSVVAEFRPDMITSITATSTYTKIGEKAPAPQPDKNNSGFRVKKVLAGDKEATVKLKDEKFKFDWTCAPKADASGKKLSGSVELKGNEVKEVMNIPEGSTCTIEEKNPKKLDGYTHTLDWEVRTLNAKGHIDVKSGPKIADEFVVGAADKTRAEITATNRYTKDNNKGSSGFGILGIILAIIAAGGLGYLFTMIKQYFRW; this is translated from the coding sequence ATGAATCAAGTAGGATTTTCCGCTGCTCAGAAGCGAGTAGGGAAAAGGCTCGTTGTATTAACCTCTGCGGTAAGTCTCTCAGCATCTCTTCTTACCGCTGTTGGCACGCAGCAGGCAGCATACGCTGAAGAGACGGCTTTGATTTCTCAAGGTGGAGTTACTGAGATTCTTGAAGCGGATGATATCGCACAATATCAGGCAAATAGTGCCGATGGTGTTATCTCTACGAATGAGTCTTTCACTCTGAAGAAGGTTGTTGTTGGTGCTCCAAGGCAAGACTTAGAGTTTAGGTTTGATATTGAGTGTGGAGCTGATAATCAAGCTCGTAAGACACAGTCTGTAGCTATTAAGAATGGAGAAGAAAAGAAGGTTGATAACCTGCCTGCGGGACTTGCGTGCAGTCTTACTGAGCGATCGGATAGCGCAAAGGTTGCAGATTATAACCGTAAGCTAGAGTGGGAAATTACCTACCAGGATGCTAAGACTCCGTCTCGCAAAGGTGATAGCTCTGTTGTTGCTGAGTTCCGTCCCGACATGATTACCTCTATTACTGCTACCAGTACCTACACCAAGATAGGTGAAAAAGCCCCTGCACCTCAACCGGATAAGAATAATTCTGGTTTCCGGGTAAAGAAAGTACTTGCTGGCGATAAAGAAGCCACAGTTAAACTGAAAGATGAGAAATTTAAGTTCGACTGGACATGCGCCCCTAAGGCTGATGCTTCAGGAAAGAAGCTCAGCGGTTCAGTGGAACTGAAGGGTAATGAAGTAAAAGAGGTTATGAATATCCCTGAGGGTTCTACCTGCACTATTGAAGAGAAGAACCCCAAGAAACTTGATGGTTATACCCATACTCTTGACTGGGAAGTCAGGACGCTTAATGCAAAGGGACATATTGACGTTAAGAGCGGTCCAAAGATTGCTGACGAGTTCGTCGTCGGTGCTGCTGATAAGACACGTGCAGAAATTACTGCTACCAATAGATACACCAAGGACAATAATAAAGGTTCTTCTGGCTTCGGAATTCTAGGCATTATCTTGGCCATAATTGCTGCCGGTGGTCTTGGATACCTCTTTACTATGATTAAGCAGTACTTCCGCTGGTAA
- a CDS encoding DUF5979 domain-containing protein, whose amino-acid sequence MNQVEFSAAQKRVGKRLVVLTSAVSLSASLLTVAGAQQAAYADESASISQGGITSITEKTTVDPVGKVKDSLPNGTTPLPEVPLNTPGKSMDNSLDNGGHTEIISRFDAMKDSGKKTPEKDAEEFTTSFKLKNAVYGGGDEAWNKEHTFKWQCGENGAKKEGTVKLKGDEEKEITGLSEGVSCLVKHETADTKQKDFEYNLNWDLIAVDGDHSSGENRADEFRPGDGVVLTAQHLYVKPGQKEKLSGFRVKKLVSTDHDAANKLHGKMYSFDWQCQDGDNKYKGSFKLLDQKEIEIPHISPTAVCSVVEKDAPKIDGYVSSVNWSVSTIKGEEEKEEKKEGPKVADEFLIGEKDKPLTTVIATNTYTKGSKPVPPTKDPKPNPGNGSSFGSSALGILGIILAAITAGGLGYLFTMFKHHFRW is encoded by the coding sequence ATGAATCAAGTAGAATTTTCTGCTGCTCAAAAGCGAGTAGGCAAAAGGCTCGTTGTATTAACCTCTGCGGTAAGCCTTTCAGCATCTCTTCTTACTGTTGCTGGCGCTCAGCAGGCAGCGTATGCAGATGAGTCCGCTTCAATTTCTCAAGGTGGAATTACTTCTATTACTGAGAAAACTACTGTTGATCCAGTAGGAAAAGTAAAGGATTCTCTTCCCAACGGAACCACCCCACTTCCTGAGGTACCACTGAATACCCCAGGGAAGTCTATGGATAATTCACTTGATAACGGTGGCCACACGGAAATCATTAGTCGTTTCGATGCTATGAAGGATAGTGGAAAAAAGACTCCAGAAAAGGATGCAGAGGAATTTACCACTTCTTTCAAGCTGAAGAATGCTGTCTATGGTGGTGGCGATGAAGCTTGGAATAAGGAACATACTTTTAAGTGGCAGTGTGGTGAGAACGGGGCCAAAAAAGAAGGCACTGTGAAGCTTAAAGGTGATGAAGAAAAAGAGATCACCGGTCTTAGCGAAGGTGTTTCTTGTCTTGTTAAACATGAAACCGCAGATACTAAGCAAAAAGACTTTGAATATAACTTGAACTGGGATTTGATTGCGGTAGATGGTGATCACTCTTCTGGTGAGAATCGTGCCGATGAGTTCCGTCCTGGTGATGGAGTTGTTCTTACTGCACAGCATCTTTATGTAAAGCCTGGTCAAAAAGAGAAGCTTTCTGGTTTCCGGGTAAAGAAGCTTGTTTCCACTGATCATGATGCAGCAAACAAGTTGCATGGAAAAATGTATAGCTTTGATTGGCAGTGCCAAGATGGTGATAATAAGTACAAAGGATCATTTAAACTTCTTGACCAAAAGGAAATAGAAATTCCTCATATTTCTCCTACAGCGGTGTGCTCTGTTGTAGAAAAAGATGCTCCTAAGATCGACGGATATGTTTCCAGTGTTAACTGGTCTGTGTCCACAATTAAGGGCGAGGAAGAAAAAGAAGAGAAGAAGGAAGGCCCGAAGGTTGCCGACGAGTTCCTGATTGGTGAAAAAGATAAGCCACTGACCACAGTGATTGCTACTAACACCTACACCAAGGGCAGCAAGCCAGTTCCACCAACTAAGGATCCAAAGCCGAATCCAGGTAACGGTTCTTCATTTGGTTCTTCTGCCCTGGGAATTTTAGGTATTATCCTGGCAGCAATTACTGCTGGCGGTCTTGGTTATCTGTTTACTATGTTTAAGCACCACTTCCGTTGGTAA
- a CDS encoding serine hydrolase domain-containing protein, which translates to MTTLPDFATWPVDNVSAAIINGETINYSGDAQRIFELASVTKLLAGYVFLIAIEEGVFELDTPVHGASVRQLLSHAGGVGFKKGDEVKAPGKRRIYSSYGFELLAEALEVETGMSYTEYFNEALCVPLGMTATTLWGSPGHEARSNVQDLTKFAVEVLRPTLIDETTLSEALTVQYPELAGIVPGYGMQKPCSWGLAFEIKGGKAPHWTGTQMPVDVVGHFGQSGTYLWVHRMTQRAMVVLTDRAFGQWAKPLWQELNDAVWGRRP; encoded by the coding sequence ATGACCACGCTGCCTGATTTTGCTACCTGGCCAGTTGATAATGTTTCTGCTGCCATTATTAATGGTGAGACGATTAATTACTCTGGTGATGCACAGCGCATCTTTGAACTAGCAAGTGTTACCAAACTATTAGCTGGTTATGTTTTCTTGATCGCTATTGAAGAAGGCGTTTTTGAGTTAGATACACCTGTTCACGGTGCAAGTGTTCGCCAATTATTAAGTCATGCTGGAGGAGTAGGGTTTAAAAAGGGCGACGAGGTTAAAGCACCTGGTAAGCGTCGTATTTATTCTTCCTATGGGTTTGAGCTTCTTGCTGAGGCATTAGAAGTAGAAACTGGTATGAGCTACACCGAGTATTTCAATGAGGCGTTGTGTGTGCCTTTGGGCATGACTGCGACAACTTTGTGGGGTTCACCAGGACATGAGGCACGCTCAAATGTGCAGGATTTAACGAAGTTTGCGGTTGAGGTATTACGACCAACGCTTATCGACGAGACTACGCTGAGCGAAGCTTTGACTGTGCAATATCCTGAGCTTGCTGGGATTGTTCCTGGTTATGGGATGCAGAAGCCGTGTTCGTGGGGGCTTGCTTTTGAGATAAAGGGGGGGAAAGCGCCGCATTGGACAGGAACTCAGATGCCTGTAGATGTTGTTGGTCATTTTGGGCAGTCGGGTACTTATTTGTGGGTGCATCGTATGACACAACGTGCCATGGTGGTGCTTACTGATCGTGCATTTGGTCAGTGGGCTAAACCATTATGGCAGGAGTTAAACGATGCGGTGTGGGGCAGGAGGCCATAA
- a CDS encoding trimeric intracellular cation channel family protein, whose amino-acid sequence MSEVDPFILTLYRCFDLIGVVLNGVIGGTIARQRNFDFVGFMFLALFSALGGGMLRDVLIQAGPAAAIAVPWYLPLAVGGAFIALITHLSGRTWEYFRVHADAIILGVWSVTGCVKALANDLPIASAILMGVLTAVGGGMIRDVVIGQIPMIFGGSPLYTVPALVSSIAMVSFHAVGYDALGMIVSPILGAGLVIISYWRNWQLFRNSEWAPVNMTAAQLKILAKKSETVSRGMVRGRGIKIWKSKDPE is encoded by the coding sequence GTGTCCGAAGTAGATCCGTTTATCTTGACCTTATATCGTTGTTTCGATCTCATTGGGGTAGTGCTTAATGGGGTGATCGGCGGTACCATTGCGCGTCAACGTAATTTTGATTTCGTAGGCTTTATGTTTTTAGCATTGTTTTCAGCCTTAGGCGGTGGCATGCTTCGAGATGTTCTTATCCAAGCTGGACCAGCTGCGGCAATTGCAGTGCCTTGGTATCTGCCTCTGGCGGTCGGTGGGGCTTTTATTGCACTTATAACCCACTTAAGTGGCAGGACATGGGAATATTTTCGGGTGCATGCCGATGCGATTATTTTGGGAGTGTGGTCGGTAACTGGTTGTGTTAAAGCTCTAGCTAATGATCTTCCTATTGCGTCGGCCATTCTTATGGGGGTACTTACCGCTGTTGGCGGTGGCATGATAAGGGATGTGGTTATCGGACAAATCCCGATGATTTTTGGTGGTAGTCCGTTATATACGGTGCCAGCATTAGTTAGTTCTATCGCAATGGTTTCTTTTCATGCTGTTGGCTACGATGCACTGGGCATGATAGTTTCGCCAATTTTAGGAGCGGGGCTAGTAATTATTAGTTATTGGCGTAATTGGCAGTTATTCCGCAATAGTGAGTGGGCGCCGGTGAATATGACCGCTGCGCAATTAAAAATCTTGGCTAAAAAATCCGAGACTGTAAGTAGGGGCATGGTACGCGGTAGAGGAATAAAAATCTGGAAATCGAAAGATCCCGAGTAA
- the dnaG gene encoding DNA primase yields MAKGRIPESDIQAIRERTPIEDIVGEYVQLKPAGVDSLKGLSPFKDEKTPSFHVRPNHGYFHCFSTGKGGDVFTFLMEMEHVSFPEAVEICAEKINYHINYQGVSTQREITPPGTRKRLIEANRAAHKYYREQLETPQAQVARDFLLQRGFSREVIYHFECGYAPDGWDSMTKHLLRLGFEYKELEAAGLSTMGRRGPVDRFRRRLLWPIKNLSGDVIGFGARKLFDDDNLGKYMNTPETLLYKKSKVLFGLDMAKRDIADRHQAVIVEGYTDVMAMHAAGVTTAVASCGTAFGEEHLQMIRRLMLDDSRFRGEIIYTFDGDEAGQKAALRAFEGDQKFAGQSYVSVAPDGMDPCDLRLYKGDVAVRDLVASRVPMFEFVIRSVIAKYPQTSPEERLQAINHAVPIVAGIYDAPTRDAYARRLAGWVGWLQADEVVDLVRKEARRPRRQQQPRRAKTAEEFAAAQTPQMSVLELSKDRKSPLWAERETLKIALQYPLEIAPIFDSLTAETFSNEVYRAVFNAIMQAGGCAAGSNLREFLNTVVHALPIGVGGSFVSELATEHLDIDTRNLASYVVQTPAKLKLVQVDNQIAILRSTLERQRPDQDLRSYQDAFGDLIALERERKKLLEVAFTNK; encoded by the coding sequence ATGGCTAAGGGACGTATTCCAGAATCAGATATCCAGGCGATCCGTGAACGCACCCCTATTGAGGATATCGTTGGCGAATATGTACAGCTTAAACCAGCCGGTGTGGATTCTTTAAAAGGATTGAGCCCGTTTAAAGATGAGAAGACTCCGAGTTTCCATGTGCGGCCTAACCATGGTTATTTCCATTGCTTTTCTACCGGGAAAGGTGGTGATGTGTTCACTTTCCTGATGGAAATGGAGCATGTTAGCTTTCCGGAAGCAGTAGAAATATGTGCGGAAAAAATTAATTATCACATTAACTATCAAGGAGTGAGTACTCAGCGCGAGATTACTCCACCAGGCACACGTAAGCGTCTTATTGAGGCCAACCGAGCTGCTCACAAGTATTATCGGGAGCAGTTGGAAACTCCACAGGCACAGGTTGCTCGTGATTTTTTATTGCAGCGTGGGTTTAGCCGCGAGGTCATTTATCATTTTGAGTGCGGTTATGCTCCCGATGGGTGGGATTCAATGACGAAACACTTGCTGCGCCTGGGTTTTGAATACAAAGAACTCGAAGCAGCAGGCTTATCGACGATGGGTCGACGTGGGCCAGTCGATCGGTTTCGTCGTCGATTGCTATGGCCAATTAAAAATCTTTCTGGTGATGTTATTGGCTTCGGTGCTCGTAAGTTATTTGATGACGATAACCTGGGTAAATACATGAATACTCCAGAGACCTTGTTATATAAAAAGTCCAAGGTACTTTTTGGTTTGGATATGGCTAAGCGTGATATTGCTGATCGCCATCAAGCGGTAATAGTAGAAGGTTATACCGATGTGATGGCGATGCATGCTGCTGGGGTTACTACTGCTGTTGCGTCGTGTGGTACGGCTTTTGGTGAGGAACATTTGCAGATGATTCGTCGGCTTATGCTTGATGATAGCCGCTTTAGAGGCGAGATTATTTATACCTTTGATGGTGACGAAGCGGGACAAAAAGCTGCTTTGCGAGCTTTTGAAGGGGATCAAAAATTTGCTGGCCAATCTTATGTTTCGGTAGCACCGGATGGGATGGATCCATGTGATCTACGCTTATATAAAGGTGATGTGGCAGTTCGTGATCTGGTGGCAAGCCGGGTGCCAATGTTTGAGTTTGTGATTCGCTCGGTTATTGCTAAGTATCCGCAGACTTCTCCAGAAGAGCGTTTGCAGGCGATTAATCATGCAGTACCTATTGTAGCCGGTATTTATGATGCACCAACCAGGGATGCTTATGCTCGTCGGCTAGCAGGTTGGGTTGGTTGGTTACAGGCTGATGAAGTAGTTGATTTAGTACGCAAAGAAGCACGTCGACCACGTCGTCAACAACAGCCGCGTAGGGCAAAAACTGCTGAGGAATTTGCTGCCGCACAGACTCCCCAGATGAGCGTATTGGAGTTGTCGAAGGATCGTAAATCACCATTGTGGGCTGAACGTGAGACATTAAAGATTGCGTTGCAATACCCACTAGAAATCGCACCTATTTTTGATTCGTTGACTGCGGAAACCTTCAGCAATGAGGTTTATCGCGCGGTATTTAATGCGATTATGCAAGCCGGTGGGTGCGCGGCCGGAAGTAATTTACGTGAGTTTCTTAATACAGTTGTACATGCCTTGCCAATAGGTGTGGGTGGTAGTTTTGTTTCGGAACTAGCTACCGAACATCTTGATATTGATACCCGGAATTTGGCTTCATATGTGGTGCAAACCCCAGCGAAGTTGAAGCTGGTGCAGGTAGATAATCAGATTGCTATCTTGCGCTCTACACTAGAGCGCCAGCGTCCGGATCAAGATTTGCGTAGTTATCAAGATGCTTTTGGTGATCTGATTGCTTTAGAGCGGGAACGTAAAAAGTTACTCGAAGTGGCTTTTACTAATAAATAA
- a CDS encoding YwiC-like family protein, producing MSEAVSSSKQRLDSSAANRSPRPSTRAGAKKVRKRRLPGWLPNQHGAWFMLFVPSLIGLLIAPSWAAVLLLLTWWFGYFTYFAITIWVKGRLRSKHLPPVFTYGVITALVGIATLVVRWQLLAWLPIFAPIISIAIYETIQRRERSILSGWSTVLAASLMLPTAVSAATTGTPTVVSGDIWLLAIWFATYFGGSIYYVKTLIRDFGKPARFYQSLLVHAVVFIGAGVLTIMRPGTWPVTVVSACLLIRSYVMPRYAVKRGKRIAPKYIGMIDTIISLFVVLAGLIAFGG from the coding sequence ATGTCTGAAGCAGTATCGTCGAGCAAGCAACGTTTGGATTCTTCTGCGGCGAACCGTTCACCGCGCCCAAGTACCCGTGCAGGCGCTAAAAAAGTGCGGAAACGCCGCTTGCCGGGTTGGCTGCCTAACCAACATGGTGCCTGGTTTATGCTGTTTGTTCCATCTCTTATTGGGTTACTTATTGCGCCTTCGTGGGCAGCGGTATTACTGTTGTTGACCTGGTGGTTTGGCTACTTTACCTATTTTGCAATCACGATATGGGTCAAGGGGAGGCTACGCTCTAAGCACCTTCCACCGGTGTTTACCTATGGGGTGATTACTGCACTTGTTGGCATTGCAACACTAGTGGTGAGGTGGCAATTACTTGCTTGGCTGCCAATTTTTGCCCCTATTATTTCGATTGCTATTTATGAAACTATCCAGCGTCGAGAGCGTTCCATACTATCTGGGTGGTCAACAGTATTGGCTGCGTCACTTATGTTGCCGACTGCGGTATCTGCGGCCACGACTGGAACACCTACTGTAGTAAGTGGTGATATCTGGTTGTTGGCAATCTGGTTTGCAACTTATTTTGGTGGCTCTATTTACTATGTAAAGACACTGATTCGTGATTTTGGTAAGCCTGCACGTTTTTACCAATCGCTTCTTGTTCACGCGGTGGTATTTATTGGTGCCGGAGTGCTTACGATTATGCGCCCGGGTACGTGGCCAGTAACAGTAGTTAGTGCCTGCTTGCTTATCCGTAGTTATGTTATGCCTCGTTATGCGGTAAAGCGCGGTAAACGGATTGCTCCTAAGTATATTGGCATGATTGATACCATTATCTCCCTATTTGTAGTGTTAGCGGGGTTGATTGCCTTTGGCGGTTAA